The following are from one region of the Mustela lutreola isolate mMusLut2 chromosome 7, mMusLut2.pri, whole genome shotgun sequence genome:
- the RDH12 gene encoding retinol dehydrogenase 12 yields MLAMLGVLTTFLSFLYFTAPSIRKFFAGGVCRSNVQLPGKVVVITGANTGIGKETAKELARRGARVYIACRDVLKGESAASEIRADTKNSQVLVRKLDLSDTKSIRAFAEGFLAEEKQLHILINNAGVMMCPYSKTADGFETHLGVNHLGHFLLTHLLLERLKESTPARVVNLSSVVHHAGKIHFHDLQSEKYYSRGLAYCHSKLANVLFTQELARRLKGSGVTTYAVHPGVVSSELVRHSFLLCLLWRLFSPFIKSPWEGAQTSLHCALAEGLEPLSGKYFSDCKKAWVSPKSRDNKTAERLWNVSCELLGIQWE; encoded by the exons ATGCTGGCTATGTTGGGAGTGCTCAccaccttcctttctttcctgtacTTCACAGCTCCATCCATCAG GAAGTTCTTTGCTGGTGGGGTTTGTAGATCAAACGTGCAGCTTCCCGGGAAGGTAGTGGTCATCACCGGCGCCAACACGGGCATCGGCAAGGAGACAGCCAAAGAGCTGGCTCGCAGAG GAGCCCGGGTGTACATTGCCTGCCGAGATGTACTGAAGGGGGAGTCTGCAGCCAGTGAAATCCGAGCTGATACAAAGAACTCCCAGGTGCTGGTGCGGAAACTGGACCTATCTGATACCAAATCCATCCGAGCCTTTGCTGAGGGCTTTCTGGCAG AGGAAAAGCAGCTCCATATTCTGATCAACAATGCAGGGGTGATGATGTGTCCATATTCGAAGACAGCCGATGGCTTTGAAACCCACTTGGGAGTCAACCACCTtg GCCACTTTCTTCTCACCCACTTGCTCCTGGAGCGGCTGAAGGAGTCCACCCCTGCACGGGTGGTGAACCTGTCATCTGTGGTTCACCATGCCGGCAAGATTCACTTTCATGACCTCCAGAGTGAGAAGTACTACAGCCGAGGTCTGGCTTATTGCCACAGCAAGCTGGCCAATGTGCTTTTTACTCAGGAGCTGGCCAGGAGACTCAAAG GCTCGGGGGTCACCACTTATGCTGTGCACCCAGGCGTCGTCAGCTCTGAGCTGGTCCGACACTCCTTCCTCCTGTGCCTACTCTGGAGGCTCTTCTCCCCCTTCATCAAGTCAccttgggagggggcgcagaccAGCCTGCACTGTGCCCTGGCTGAGGGCCTCGAGCCGCTGAGTGGCAAGTACTTCAG tGACTGCAAGAAGGCCTGGGTGTCTCCCAAATCTCGAGATAACAAAACGGCCGAGCGCTTGTGGAATGTTAGCTGTGAGCTTCTAGGAATCCAGTGGGAGTAG